CGCGAGAACGTAGGCGTTGGCAACTCGTTGAGGGCCTGCTGCTGCCGTGCGCTGAGGCGAGCCACGCGCTGCGCGCATATCCTCGGCCTCGCCAGAGGAGTTGGCTCAGCAGGCCAGGCCGGGCCTGTTGATGTTTGAAGAGCGAACGTTCGGAGAAATGACGGTCCAGGGCGAGCTGCGCCATCGGCTCGCGATCTACGTAGTGGCGGCGCAGCCCCGCGGCGCCGAGCGCGTCGCTGGCCTGCAGCCGCTGCAGGCCGTCAGTCAGCACCGCGCGCACCGCGTCGGGCAGCGAGGCGCCGGGAGGGCGCTGTTGGGCTACCTGCACCAGGCGCCAATCGGCCAGGCGCGTCAGTGCCAGCAGCCCAGGGTCGTCGTGGTACGCGTGCAGCGCCTGCTTGACGAGCGTCAGCCACGCCTGGCCGCTGCCGGTTTCAAGAGAAGAAGGCATACGCATAGGCAGACGCTCCTCAGCAATGCGGCAATGGAGATAGAGAATCGTGCGTTCATTATAAGGGCAGATTGCACTCGCCGTCAAACCACGCCCGCGGCGTTTGGCTGTATGCGTGCAGAAAGAGTGCAGTCTTTGTGCAGTCCAAATGGGCGTAGGAGGTATACTGGGGTGCGGCGTACATGCAGAGGATGATTGGTGACAGCGGGGCGGGCGGGCGGTCTCTTGAGAAGTGAAGGTGAAGGTATACTATGTCTACACAACATGATGACCAGAAACGAAGAACTGATCCGTGGGCGTTTCTGCCCATAGCAATCAGCGTTATCTCACTGTTGATTAACCGTCCATGCGTGCCTCGACTGGCCGGCATGACCTCCGGCGTGCTGCTTGTCATAGCTTGGATTTTGTATTCCTCCGGCAAGGGGCAACCCTCCGAAGGTCGCAACGGTCGAGATCAGGGTAGTGCCCATTCTAGCAACCCTTCCGCATCACCTCTGCCAACTAACTCGTTGGCTAAATTACGAAGGACCTTATCATTCGTTTTAGGTACGATCGGTTTGGTCGCATGCTTCATATTCGTTTCCCCTGAGCCCTTTATCACTGACCAGGCATTTGGGATTCCTTTCCTATGCCCAACACCAACGCCAACACCAACGCCAACGGCGACACCAACGCCAACGCCAACGGCGACACCAACGCCAACGGCGACACCGACGCCAACGCCCATCTACAGTTTCGACTTCGAAAGCGGCACCCAATGCTGGCAAATCCGCTGGCTCGATGGCGTGCCATTTGGAGTTGCTGGCAGCGAAAGACAGACTATCATGACCTGCCCCACTTGCACCCAATCCAATGCGCTCGAGTTCCAGGTTAATCTCAAAACGGCAACCCAGAACAAGGCACACATTGAACTCTCGACAGAGCACGGCTGCACTGTGCCAAGTCTGATTCCCGCCACGGCGACGTTCACAGCCTGGGTATACCTGGCTGACAATGCACCTGGGGGTTTGCAGGCAGAATTCTTCGTCCAGGACACCAAGCAACACAATTGGGCCTGGTACTCCAGCCAGACGCCGGTCGCGTTTGACCCCCGGCAAATGGACACAGGTCAAAGGGACATGGGCAGCGGGTAATTGGACCAATCCTGTACTCAAGATTGGCCTCGAGATCAAGCCGACAGGATCCATTTCCGATCAGCAATTCATGGTTCGCGTGGATGATATTCGTATCTGGAAATAACTGCATAATACGAAGTGTTTTGAGAGGAGCAAATGGGCGATGAAAAAAGTCCTTTTCGCTGGTATATCGTGCATCCTTATCTTATGGGGAGGCATGTGTGCAACAACGTTGTCGGCAGAGAGTGCATCGGTTCAGGGCGATGATTTCAGCGCTCCCGATGCTGTCGTCTATCAATTCGACTTCGAGTCAACGAATCAGTGCTGGGCGATCCGAACCCTCAACGGCATCCCATTTGGGATACCAGGCAGTGAACAGGTAGTGAACGGCACCTGCCCTGGTTGTTCGGGCACAAAATCGCTTCAATTCCAGGTTAACTTTCAGGTTGCCAACGAGCACAAAGGGCAGATCGAGTATTCGTCTGAACGCGGATGTTCGATTACACGATCAATTCCCGCGAGAGCAGAATTCTCGACCTGGATTTACCTGGAACAGGACGGACCTGGAAATCTGGAGGCGGAGTTCTGGGTGCAAGACACGGATGCGCATAACTGGGCCTGGCACGCCAGCCGGCCAACGGTGGCTTTGCAGCCCGGTCAATGGGTGAGGTTAATCGGGGAAGGGTCGTGGACGAGTAACGCCTGGTTCAATCCTGTGCTCAAGTTCGGCATCGAGATCAAACCCACGCCTGGTACGGCAATCCCGCCTGGCGTCATCCCCATTCAGGTGGATGACATTGTCATTTCCGAACGAACCAGCCTGCACGATTTCGACTTCGAAACCGGTACGCAGTGTTGGCGTATCCGCAGCCTGAACGGGACGTCGTTTGGCATTTCTGGCAGCGAGCGCGCAGTCACCGGCACCTGTCCCACGTGTAGCCCTACCCACTCGTTCCAGTTCCAGGTCAATTTCCAAACCGCCAATGATCACAAGGGGCAGGTGGAGTATTCGACGGAACGCGGATGCCCGTTATCTTCAGCGATTCCTCCGAACACCCGGTTCTCAACCTGGCTCTATCTGCCGCCTGGCGCGCCTGACAACCTGGAAGCTGAGTTTTTCGTGCAGGATACGTCTGCCCACAACTGGACCTGGCATGCCAGCCGGCCTACGATTGACCTGGAACCCGGTCAATGGGTCAGACTGGTTGGTGAGAATACGTGGACGAACGGCTTCTGGGCCAATCCAGCGTTGAAGATCGGCATCGAGATCAAGTCCGAAGCCGGTACGCCGATTCCTGGCGGAATTGTCACTGTGCAAATGGACGACGTCAGGTTGACTACGCCAACCCCACCCACCTTGCGTCAATACCTGCCTTCTATCAGGACACCTGCGACGCTCCCCCTCGTTACTTGGGAGTATCGCGGCGCCAGTGTGGCTGGGTATTGGGTCAATGCCTATGATCCAGCCGGCAATGCCTATCAGACGGTAGACTACCTGGCCAGTGTGGGCGTAGACACGATGGCCGTCGTCACGACCTGGTTCCAGGATACGTTGACAGACACCGTGATGTATGCCGACCCGCACGCTACGCCAAGTGATGGTCAACTGGCCGCGCTGATTGACTACGCGCACAGCAAAGGGCTGAAGGTCATGCTGAAACCGCACATTGACCCCCTGACCGGCTGGCGCGCCAACTTCAACCCAACTGATCCGGCCGCATGGTTTCAGCACTTCGAGAACGATTTCATCCTGCACTATGCGCGCCTGGCAGAAGCCCATCATGTGGAACTCTACTGCCTGGGAGCCGAGCTCGACTCGATGACCGCGGCGACCTACGAGGATGAATGGGAGGACATCATTGCCGATGTCCGGGCCGTGTATCATGGCAAACTCACCTACGCTGCGACCGAAGGCAAGATCAGGGACAGCGATTTATCCGTCCACTTCTGGCAGAGCTTAGATTATGCCGCATTGACGGTATACTTTGGCGTGTCACAGGTGCGGACACCGGTCGTGGATGATGCGGTGCACGCCTGGTTGAGTTCGCAGTACAAAGGATTCCTGGAACAGTGGTACGCCCGGCATGGCAAACCGATCATTTTTGCGGAGATTGGTTATCGCAGCATTGACTTCGCCGGCGTGGAATCGTGGCGGGGTGAAGGCCCCTAATGGCTGTAATGCGGGCGGGCCAAACTACCCCGCATGTTCCATCGCCCACAACAGCGCCGGGCAGGCCAATCAGTACGAGGCGCTCTTCCGTTTGGGGCGACAACCCTGGCTGGCGGCATTTTTGCCTGGCAGTTCGAGCCACGCGCGGGATGCACAGGCATCACCGGCGGCGTTGGCAACACCGACTACGCCTTCTACGGTAAGCCGGCCGGCCAGGTTTTCCACCATTGGTTCGGAGCCTCTGACCCGCCTCCCGCGCTGACCTACCCTAATCTCACCGCACCACTGATTGACCACTTCAACTATGTGGATGGCGCCAGCGCGCAGCGCACCTGGCTGGTGCAAAGTTCGGGCAGCATGGCGTTGACGGCCGACAGCGCAGTCTATGCCCCGGTGACGGGCAATTCATGGTCTACCCGTATTCAGAGCCATGTGCCGGACGACGATCCTCGCTACGCCCAGTTGGTTGGTTACTTTTGCGAGGGTCATCGTGATTGGAGCCAGTATCACAGCCTGGAAATCTGGGTGCGCGCCGACGGGCTAAGAGGCGAACCGGCCGGAAGCGAGTTCTCGATTGCCCTGATTGACTCGCGCTCACAGAGTCGTGAAATCTGGCAGTCGAGCCGATTCCTGGACCGCCGTTTCATGCCTGAGCAGCCCAATGGCTGGATCCGCGCCCGAATTTCGTTGACAGCCGGCAACGATCGTAACCCCTGGCGCCACCCGACCGATTTCGTCGTACCAACCTGGGAGACCGTTCAGAATGGTCAATTGAATCTAAACGCCCTGCGCGGCATCTGGATCAAGACCCTCACCGCGCGCAATCCCAGTCAATACCCCGACATCATGATTTGGGTGGACGAGGCAACGGCATCCCCTGACCCGGTATCGGTCATTCCTGCCCCGACATTGCCTGTTCTCGACGCCGTTGAATATGCCAACAGCGACAACGCTCGCTTCGTGTGGAAACGCAACCCGGACTTGACGGGTACCCTGACTTTGACGATAGATCCCACGCAACGCGCGCCTGTTGCCAACTCGACGCGTTCCCTGAAGATCGAGAGTAACATTCCATGCGCCAGCGGCGGCCTGGCCACGGCCAGCAACTACCTGCTGGGCGGGCCGTATGACCTGCGTGGCTACCGTTCGCTCAATCTACGGATTCGGGGTGATCAAGTCAATGCTTCCCCCTATGGCGGCGAATTCTCGGTGATCTTGATTGACAAAGATGGCGAGAAGTGGCAGGCCACGCGCTGGCTGGATCGCACGAGTGGGTCCAATGCACCCAGCACATACAACCGCTGGGATTGGGCGAAAATTTCCTTGACTGCGTCCACGGCCGATCGCGAGCCATGGTACCATCCGGCCGACTTTGTGATTCCCGAGTGGGAGACGGTTCACAATGGCGTGCTCGACCTCGACCAGGTGCAGGCGATCGTCGTCCGTTCGCGCACCACGGATACCGACTGTGCCCACTACCCGCGCCAGGTGGCCTGGATTGATCAGCTTCAAGCATCAACCAATGTCGTTGCCCCGCCGCCGTTGCCTGCGCTCCCGGTGATAGATCACTTTGAATATCTGGATGATGACATTCTGCGTATCATCTGGAGATCTGCCAGTTCCGGTCAGGTTGTGATCTTCAGCGATGCCAGCACCCATGCCCCCGTGCCCGGCAGTACTCGCTCCATGAGAATCGAGGCGCACGTCCCAACCGCCGATGACCGTTACGCGCAAGTATGCACCAATTTCCTGAATGGGCCTCTCGATTTCAGCCCCTATCATCACCTGGACATCAGCGTCCGTGGAGATGGCGTCAATGCTCCGCCGTATGGGGGCGAATTCTCGATCATGCTCATCGAGTGGGATGCCGCTGTCGAGAGAAACGATGGGGAAAAATGGCAGTCGAGCCGGTGGTTCAATCGCACGAGTTCCTGGAGCACTCCCCTGAGTATCGGTCTTTCGGGGAGCGGTCAGGGCGATCCGTGGGATCACCCCAACGACTTCATCGTACCGAGTCGGGAAACGCGCTACGATGGCGTCTTGAACCTGCACTCGATCAAGGGTGTCTGCATCAAGGCCTTGACCACTAACCAATCGAGTGGGAACTATCCTGATTTCAGCGTCTGGGTGGATGAATTGAAACTGAGATAGGGTAGGCATTGACATCATGGTTTTCGATTGTCTGCGGACAATGATACCCCAGAACAAGGGAGGGAAATATGCAACCGTTAGCGACCGTCTTATCGTCCGGCATGGCTGGACAAGCGAACACGTGGCCCATAGTCAGAAAGAGATTGTTTGGCACATGGTTCAACATACTCGCTCTCGCAGTCGTTATCGCACTTGCCGGGGCCTTGGCTGGCCCGGTAACAGTTAGCGCCGAACCGGCTGAGCCAGGAGACCCCAATGGCCCAGTACAAGTTATCGAAGGCCCTGTGATGATCACGGACACCATGCCACTTGAACCAGAGGACCCCTGCTCGGTGTCCGGTTTCATTGGCGCCAACGTGACCTGGAGTCCCGCGACCTGCAATCCTTACATCATGACGGGCAGCGTCATTGTGATGTCAAGTGCGACGTTGACGATCGCGCCTGGGACGCGGGTGGAGGTGACGAGTCTGAAGGCATTGACGGTGCAGGGGACGTTGGTGGCCCGAGGGGTAGACGGCAATCCAATCGTGTTCACGTCGAACGCCGCGAGCCCGGGCAAGGGGGACTGGGGCTACATCCATTTTGCCGATTCGAGCACAGACGCCACCGTGGATGCCAATGGCAACTACGTGAGCGGCTCGATCTTGCAGTATGCCACCGTGGAGTATGCGGGCGGGGCCAGCATCAACGACAATGGCGCAGTTCGCATCGAGGCTTCTTCACCGTACATTGACCACAATACGATCCGCCTGAGCAGAACGGACGGCATCCACGCCTGGAGCAACGGCATACCGTACCTCTTCAACAACCAGGTGCTCAACAACGGTATCCCTGGATCAACTTCCGCCAAGGGCATCTACGTCGATAGCACGGGCGCCACCACCATCAAAGCCAATACGGTGCAAGGCAATACGTACACCGGCATCGATGCGCTCTATGGCACGCCTGCCCTGCACGACAATATCGTCACCAGCAATGGATACCGTGGTATTTCGGTCAGTGGTGCAGTCAGTACCATCAGCAACAACACCGTCAACAACAACAGCCAGGGAGGAATCTCCTTTTCCGGCAGCGCGTTCACCATTGACAACAACCACGTCAACGGCAACTCCGGACCCGGCATCTACGCCTTTGGAACGGGCAACATCTCCGCCAACACGGTTACCAACAACACGGATTGCGGTATCTATCGTGGTGGTAGCACCGGGGATGTCGTTGGCAATACGGTGACCGGTAATAGTACACCATATTACGGCGCAGGAATTCACTTCGATTCAAACGGCGATATCCGCGACAACAGCATCACCAACAATACAGCCGGATTGTATGGGGGTGGCATCTGGGCTACACTCAACAATAGCGGCGGCCAGATCAGCAACAACACCATTGCCAACAACTCAGCCGACGCAAGGCGGCGGCATTTATGTTTCAGGCTCCGTCGCCATTCTCAACAATGCCATCATCGGCAACTCCGCCCCCGCCGGCGGCGCGATCTACTCAGGTTACTATTCCCCCTACGGTTGCAGCGGCGCTGTCACCGGCAACGACATCACTAACAACAAGCGGCCCAAAACCATAACGGCGGCGGCCTCTACCTGGGTAACGGCTGCCGCCCCAATATCAACGACAACGATATCTACGGCAACTCCGCCGGCAGCCCCTCCCTCCTCAACGACATCTTCAACGGTAACCACGTCGGCTTTGACGTCAATGCCCAGAATAACTACTGGGGTACGACCGATTCGAACGTGATCGAGGAGCATGTCTGGCACTTCTTCGATGACTCCTCCTTCAGTATCGTAAACTATTATCCATTCCGCGCCGAGCCGGTAACCACGCCAGATTTCGATCTGGACGGTAACGGTGTCGTGGATGTTTTGGATGTCGTTGTCATTGCTGG
This DNA window, taken from Candidatus Amarolinea dominans, encodes the following:
- a CDS encoding right-handed parallel beta-helix repeat-containing protein, which codes for MQPLATVLSSGMAGQANTWPIVRKRLFGTWFNILALAVVIALAGALAGPVTVSAEPAEPGDPNGPVQVIEGPVMITDTMPLEPEDPCSVSGFIGANVTWSPATCNPYIMTGSVIVMSSATLTIAPGTRVEVTSLKALTVQGTLVARGVDGNPIVFTSNAASPGKGDWGYIHFADSSTDATVDANGNYVSGSILQYATVEYAGGASINDNGAVRIEASSPYIDHNTIRLSRTDGIHAWSNGIPYLFNNQVLNNGIPGSTSAKGIYVDSTGATTIKANTVQGNTYTGIDALYGTPALHDNIVTSNGYRGISVSGAVSTISNNTVNNNSQGGISFSGSAFTIDNNHVNGNSGPGIYAFGTGNISANTVTNNTDCGIYRGGSTGDVVGNTVTGNSTPYYGAGIHFDSNGDIRDNSITNNTAGLYGGGIWATLNNSGGQISNNTIANNSADARRRHLCFRLRRHSQQCHHRQLRPRRRRDLLRLLFPLRLQRRCHRQRHH